One genomic segment of Novisyntrophococcus fermenticellae includes these proteins:
- a CDS encoding transposase produces MSRQRRNFSAKFKSDLVIELLKGEKDLNTLATENNIQPNLLRNWKKEFLNNASAAFDDKREENLKDKLAEERKEKSEYAKKVGQLTMQVDWLKKKSEEICGPDYESKFSPKPFDD; encoded by the coding sequence ATGTCCAGACAAAGAAGAAACTTTAGTGCCAAATTTAAATCAGACCTTGTGATTGAGTTACTTAAGGGAGAGAAAGATCTCAATACCCTTGCAACTGAAAATAATATTCAACCCAACTTACTCCGTAACTGGAAGAAAGAATTCCTAAACAACGCTTCTGCAGCATTTGACGACAAGCGAGAGGAAAACCTCAAAGATAAGCTTGCAGAAGAACGCAAAGAGAAGTCGGAGTATGCCAAAAAGGTTGGTCAGTTAACCATGCAGGTTGACTGGCTCAAAAAAAAATCTGAAGAAATTTGTGGACCTGACTACGAGAGTAAGTTTAGTCCAAAACCTTTTGACGACTAA
- a CDS encoding cupin domain-containing protein: MNVSEEVIREIVKQVLSESAGSSPKADFVKIKDPSGILKIQTDTVKCEPFEQEGVALKDVVTLEEAPHMGCGIMELDNTSFEWTLTYDEYDMVIEGVLEIEIDGRVLSAKPGEIIYIPKNSHIHFQTPSKTRYAYFTYPADWQ; this comes from the coding sequence ATGAACGTAAGTGAAGAAGTAATACGTGAAATCGTAAAACAGGTTCTTTCAGAGTCTGCGGGTTCTTCACCAAAAGCAGATTTTGTAAAGATAAAAGACCCCAGCGGTATCCTGAAGATTCAGACAGATACGGTAAAGTGTGAACCATTCGAACAAGAAGGAGTGGCGCTGAAAGATGTGGTCACTTTGGAAGAAGCGCCTCACATGGGATGCGGAATCATGGAACTGGATAATACCAGTTTTGAATGGACGCTGACGTATGATGAGTATGATATGGTCATTGAAGGAGTATTGGAGATTGAAATAGACGGCAGAGTACTAAGTGCAAAACCGGGAGAAATCATCTATATCCCCAAGAACAGCCACATCCATTTTCAAACACCATCCAAAACAAGGTATGCGTACTTTACCTATCCTGCTGACTGGCAGTAA
- a CDS encoding DUF2284 domain-containing protein — MDYKTDVQVRNISKEELMEKYCFQEQFMESCRLCPYYDRRWSCPPGLPDALCYLEHFSSAYLIAVKVAYSDEIRNKVTSAEEAEYVRQESYEVVKRKLLLALLELEKMIPTGKSLGAGRCILCEHCTREEGKPCRYPQRRRYSITGFGFDFTGILKDLFGITLLWSTKGLPEYDVAVAAFFT; from the coding sequence ATGGATTATAAAACCGATGTGCAGGTACGGAACATTTCGAAGGAAGAACTGATGGAGAAATACTGTTTTCAGGAACAGTTTATGGAGTCCTGCAGACTTTGTCCCTATTATGACAGACGCTGGTCCTGTCCGCCAGGACTGCCCGATGCGCTTTGCTACCTGGAACATTTTTCCAGCGCATATCTGATAGCTGTGAAAGTGGCTTATTCTGATGAAATCAGAAATAAGGTGACGTCCGCAGAGGAAGCAGAATACGTCAGACAGGAATCCTATGAGGTGGTAAAAAGAAAACTGCTATTGGCATTGCTGGAACTGGAAAAAATGATTCCGACCGGAAAATCACTTGGCGCAGGCAGATGTATTCTCTGTGAACACTGTACCAGAGAAGAAGGAAAGCCTTGCAGATACCCTCAAAGGCGGCGCTATTCCATCACAGGATTTGGATTTGATTTCACCGGTATTCTTAAGGATTTATTCGGAATAACTCTGCTGTGGAGCACAAAAGGACTGCCGGAATATGACGTGGCAGTGGCGGCATTTTTTACTTAA
- the guaA gene encoding glutamine-hydrolyzing GMP synthase — MKREMIIVLDFGGQYNQLIARRVRECDVYAEVHPYTMSLEKIKEMNPKGIIFTGGPNSVYGEDSPRCGAEIFELGIPILGICYGSQLMSYLLGGTVETAPVSEYGKTEVDIDNTSVIFEGVSEKTICWMSHTDYISKAPEGFKITATTPVCPVAAMELPEKKLYSVQFHPEVMHTQEGMKMLSNFVYKVCACQGSWKMDSFVESTIQEIRGKIGDGKVLCALSGGVDSSVAAVMLAKAVGKQLTCVFVDHGLLRKNEGDEVESVFGPEGTYDLNFIRVNAQDRFYAKLKGVTEPEEKRKIIGEEFIRVFEEEAKKIGTVDFLVQGTIYPDVIESGLGKSATIKSHHNVGGLPDYVDFKEIVEPLRMLFKDEVRKAGRELGIPEYLVSRQPFPGPGLGVRIIGEVTAEKVRIVQEADAIYREEVAKAGCDKDLGQYFAALTNMRSVGVMGDERTYDYAIALRAVLTSDFMTAEAAELPWAVLNKATNRIVNEVKGVNRVLYDCTGKPPATIEFE, encoded by the coding sequence GTGAAAAGAGAAATGATTATCGTTCTGGATTTTGGCGGTCAGTATAATCAGTTGATTGCACGTCGTGTAAGGGAGTGCGATGTATATGCCGAAGTACATCCTTATACAATGTCTCTGGAGAAGATAAAGGAAATGAACCCGAAAGGGATCATATTTACCGGCGGACCGAACAGTGTCTATGGTGAAGATTCTCCAAGATGCGGTGCGGAAATTTTTGAATTAGGTATTCCGATTCTGGGTATCTGCTACGGCTCCCAGCTGATGTCATACCTGCTGGGCGGCACGGTAGAGACTGCACCGGTCAGCGAATACGGCAAGACAGAAGTGGATATAGATAACACATCCGTCATCTTTGAAGGCGTTTCTGAGAAAACAATCTGCTGGATGAGCCATACCGACTATATCTCAAAGGCACCGGAAGGATTTAAAATCACAGCAACCACTCCGGTATGCCCGGTTGCAGCCATGGAATTACCTGAAAAGAAGCTGTATTCCGTCCAGTTCCATCCGGAGGTTATGCACACACAGGAAGGTATGAAGATGCTTTCTAATTTTGTATATAAAGTCTGCGCATGTCAGGGAAGCTGGAAGATGGATTCTTTTGTAGAAAGCACCATTCAGGAAATCCGCGGAAAAATCGGAGACGGAAAAGTGCTCTGTGCGCTTTCAGGAGGGGTGGATTCCTCTGTTGCAGCGGTTATGCTGGCTAAAGCAGTCGGAAAACAGCTGACCTGTGTATTCGTGGATCACGGTCTTCTGAGAAAGAACGAAGGGGACGAGGTAGAATCCGTATTCGGACCTGAAGGCACCTATGATCTGAACTTCATCCGTGTTAACGCACAGGACCGTTTTTATGCGAAACTAAAAGGAGTGACTGAGCCGGAGGAGAAGCGTAAAATCATCGGTGAGGAATTTATCCGTGTCTTCGAGGAAGAGGCTAAGAAAATCGGAACGGTGGATTTTCTGGTTCAGGGAACGATTTATCCCGACGTAATTGAATCAGGTCTTGGAAAATCTGCTACGATTAAGTCTCATCACAATGTGGGCGGGCTGCCTGATTATGTGGATTTCAAGGAAATCGTTGAACCTTTACGAATGCTCTTTAAAGACGAGGTCCGGAAAGCTGGCCGTGAGCTCGGTATTCCGGAGTATCTGGTAAGCCGCCAGCCATTCCCGGGTCCAGGACTTGGTGTACGAATCATCGGAGAAGTTACGGCTGAAAAGGTACGGATTGTACAGGAGGCTGATGCCATATACCGGGAAGAAGTAGCGAAGGCCGGATGCGATAAGGATTTGGGACAGTACTTTGCAGCACTTACGAATATGCGCTCCGTAGGAGTTATGGGGGATGAGAGAACCTATGACTATGCAATTGCACTTCGGGCGGTGCTGACCAGCGATTTCATGACCGCAGAAGCGGCAGAGCTGCCATGGGCTGTCTTGAATAAGGCAACGAACAGGATTGTAAATGAAGTCAAGGGAGTGAACCGGGTGCTGTATGACTGCACGGGGAAGCCACCGGCTACGATTGAGTTTGAGTGA